From the Purpureocillium takamizusanense chromosome 6, complete sequence genome, one window contains:
- the DUT1 gene encoding dUTP diphosphatase (COG:F~EggNog:ENOG503P1SM), with protein MSAVPEPNGSSNSITTTAADSSAISSPPAKRIKTAAPNTADNDNDTMAVESVVTAAAASVPALQVKKLSDKARLPTRGSAFAAGYDVYAAGDTVVPARGKVLVDTDISIAVPAGTYGRIAPRSGLASKHFIDTGAGVIDADYRGQVKVLLFNHADADYEIKEGDRVAQLVLERIVTPDVVEVQELEESVRGAGGFGSTGKQ; from the exons ATGTCCGCCGTCCCCGAGcccaacggcagcagcaacagcatcaccaccaccgccgccgacagcagcgccatctcctccccgcccgccaagcGCATCAAGACAGCAGCGCCCAACACagccgacaacgacaacgacaccatggccgtcgagtccgtcgtcaccgccgctgccgcgtccGTGCCGGCCCTGCAGGTCAAGAAGCTCTCCGACAaggcccgcctgcccacgCGCGGCAGCGCCTTCGCCGCGGGCTACGACGTCtacgccgcgggcgacaccgtcgtgcccgcgcgcggcaaggtcctcgtcgacacggACATAAGCatcgccgtccccgccggTACTT acggccgcatcgcccCCCGCTCCGGCCTCGCGTCCAAGCACTTCATCGacacgggcgcgggcgtcatcgacgccgactACCGCGGGCAGGTCAAGGTCCTGCTCTTCaaccacgccgacgccgactaCGAGATCAAGGAGggcgaccgcgtcgcccagctcgtgctcgagcgcatcgtcacccccgacgtcgtcgaggtgcaggagctcgaggagagcgtccgcggcgccggcggcttcggcaGCACGGGCAAGCAGTGA
- a CDS encoding uncharacterized protein (EggNog:ENOG503P78M) encodes MPVRSPAPCRRVASRRATASSPVGIWVTDSMLAQAIEQYHRTVLPPCRRPLNSHAGPLESRRRAGKRHMTGLMSTSSAFPPIWQFDVPSSSIPQWEAPTAPSYRRQKNKQLGVSGLFNNLMGWLENSDADKTPVSSTTDPATAGVVAMEALAVSADAPLDQAPEDRSREAAPPQGLPTEIAELRAHICGLAEATETALYRLCTTCRRSLRQRIGRGELTVDGLLLALDPLDLTTRSRIPSVTTANKMAAMLRRTILAAMSDARQRNALLVAPELWSTLAQQVCGTSADNHDVQLFWRLMNVMPPSLRAQIPQTQLAAFTYAFVAAQANRHNLFPHWSARAARFSNAIQKLDGSQRQSLDEAMERYLQEQDWVSEISRRMRFSWLIIKAYDPTATTRQFIASQKAAMEPSVRLNSMQLWQFLAARLVATGTLDRERGKALMETEYNAMSQRWTQLVMAVLTSKNRDNGLREVCACLNGIGEFDTAAQALTSAPIRHLRMDAIQAIAMACNDHNQAVQLYEAVELKEGSRHKVRAWKWSTWSAYVEGMIKDPMMDPARVWQVLNLKRHSVSGRVARPEVAADDDEVKAKTQLLDQMGRWFMEAPHLNNRQVLRQVQRCVASQRALTNGVSSRTLANVAEVVTRDLDKGERGRTSRIRWLVGMVEQTHGADGARRAAKALQGWRWTIDRSRGGDA; translated from the coding sequence atgcCCGTGCGCTCCCCGGCGCCATGCCGGCGCGTCGCGTCCAGGCGGGCGACAGCCTCAAGTCCGGTCGGGATCTGGGTCACCGATTCTATGCTCGCCCAGGCCATTGAGCAATACCATCGAACCGTCCTGCCACCATGCAGACGACCCCTCAACTCCCACGCGGGGCCTCTCGagagccgtcgccgcgcgggcAAGCGACATATGACAGGCCTCATGTctacctcgtcggcctttCCACCCATTTGGCAATTCGACGTGCCCTCTTCGAGCATACCTCAGTGGGAGGCGCCCACTGCTCCATCGTACCGACGGCAGAAGAATAAACAGCTCGGCGTGTCCGGGCTGTTCAACAACCTCATGGGATGGCTCGAGAACTCTGATGCAGACAAGACCCCTGTCTCATCAACCACGGACCCGGCGACCGCGGGCGTTGTGGCCATGGAGGCTCTCGCCGTCAGCGCTGACGCGCCACTTGATCAAGCACCCGAAGACAGATCGCGAGAAGCGGCGCCACCGCAAGGCCTTCCTACAGAGATCGCAGAGCTGAGAGCCCACATCTGCGGACTTGCCGAAGCCACCGAGACCGCTTTGTATCGACTTTGCACAACCTGTCGACGGTCGCTGCGACAAAGAATTGGACGTGGCGAGCTCACTGTCGATGGCTTGCTTCTCGCTCTGGACCCGCTCGatttgacgacgaggagtcGCATCCCCTCCGTCACGACTGCGAACAAGATGGCTGCCATGCTTCGTCGCACAATCTTGGCAGCCATGTCGGATGCTCGACAACGAAACGCGTTGTTGGTCGCCCCTGAGCTGTGGTCAACGCTGGCGCAACAGGTTTGCGGAACAAGCGCCGACAACCACGACGTCCAGCTTTTTTGGAGGTTGATGAATGTGATGCCACCTTCCTTGCGAGCGCAAATCCCCCAAACTCAACTCGCGGCGTTTACGTACGCATTTGTGGCAGCTCAGGCCAATCGCCATAACCTGTTCCCACACtggtcggccagggcggcaaggtTCAGCAACGCTATACAGAAACTTGATGGCAGTCAACGCCAAAGCTTGGATGAAGCGATGGAGCGATACTTGCAGGAGCAAGACTGGGTATCAGAGATATCCCGACGCATGCGCTTCTCGTGGCTCATTATCAAAGCCTACGATCCAACTGCCACCACTCGGCAATTTATTGCCTCCcagaaggcggcgatggagccaAGTGTACGGTTGAACAGCATGCAGCTCTGGCAGTTTCTAGCAGCCAGGCTCGTCGCCACTGGAACTTTGGACCGAGAGCGGGGCAAGGCATTGATGGAGACCGAATATAACGCCATGAGCCAGCGCTGGACACAGCTGGTCATGGCCGTTCTGACGTCGAAGAATCGTGACAACGGCTTGCGGGAGGTCTGCGCGTGCTTGAACGGCATTGGGGAGTTTGACACCGCTGCCCAAGCCCTGACATCAGCGCCGATTCGCCACCTACGCATGGATGCCATACAAGCCATCGCAATGGCCTGCAACGACCACAACCAGGCAGTACAGCTGTACGAAGCCGTCGAGCTTAAGGAGGGCTCCCGGCACAAGGTCAGAGCATGGAAGTGGTCCACGTGGTCCGCGTACGTCGAAGGCATGATCAAGGACCCCATGATGGATCCCGCGCGCGTCTGGCAGGTCCTCAACCTGAAGAGGCACTCGGTCAGCGGCAGGGTTGCGCGGCCCGAagtggccgccgacgacgacgaggtcaaggcgaAGACGCAGCTGCTGGACCAGATGGGCCGGTGGTTCATGGAGGCGCCGCACCTCAACAACCGGCAAGTGCTGCGCCAGGTGCAGCGCTGCGTCGCCTCCCAGCGGGCGCTCACCAACGGCGTCTCGTCGCGGACGCTGgccaacgtcgccgaggtcgtcacgcgcgacctcgacaagggcgagcgcggccgcaCGTCTCGCATCCGCTGGCTCGTCGGCATGGTCGAGCAGacgcacggcgccgacggggcccggcgcgcggccaaggccctgcAGGGCTGGCGGTGGACGATTGACCGCTCGCGCGGGGGGGACGCTTGA
- the POL30 gene encoding proliferating cell nuclear antigen (COG:L~EggNog:ENOG503NXFV): MLEARLEQANILKKVVDAIKDLVQDCNFDCNDSGIALQAMDNSHVALVSMMLKAEGFSPYRCDRNIALGVNLTSLTKVLRAAQNEDILTLKAEDAPDVLNLVFESSENDRISEYDLKLMDIDQEHLGIPQTEYAATIAMPASEFRRICTDLAAMSESVNIEASKDGVKFSCNGDIGNGSVTLRSHTNVEKPELNVDIELTEPVTLTFSLKYLVNFCKAAALSSQVKICLSSEVPLLVEYNLSGSSYLRFYLAPKIGDED, encoded by the exons ATGTTGGAGGCACGGCTCGAGCAGGCTAACATCCTGAAAAAG GTGGtggacgccatcaaggaccTCGTCCAGGACTGCAACTTTGACTGCAATGACTCGGGCATCGCGCTGCAGGCCATGGACAACTCGCACGTGGCGCTCGTGTCCATgatgctcaaggccgagggctTCTCGCCGTACCGATGCGACCGCAACATCGCGCTGGGTGTGAACCTGACGTCGCTGACCAAGgtgctgcgggcggcgcagaaCGAGGACATACTgacgctcaaggccgaggacgcgcccGACGTGCTCAACCTTGTCTTTGAGAGCAGCGAGAACGACCGCATCAGCGAGTACGACCTCAAGCTCATGGACATTGACCAGGAGCACCTGGGCATCCCGCAGACCGAGTACGCGGCCACCATTGCCATGCCGGCGTCCGAGTTTCGGAGAATCTGCACGGACCTGGCCGCCATGTCCGAGTCGG TCAACATCGAGGCGTCCAAGGACGGCGTCAAGTTCTCATGCAACGGCGACATCGGCAACGGCTCGGTGACGCTGCGCAGCCACACCAACGTCGAGAAGCCCGAGCTCAACGTCGACATTGAGCTGACGGAGCCCGTTACGCTGACGTTTTCGCTCAAGTACCTGGTCAACTTttgcaaggcggcggcgctgtccaGCCAGGTCAAGATTTGCCTGTCGAGcgaggtgccgctgctggtcgaGTACAACCTGTCGGGCAGCAGCTACCTGCGCTTCTACCTGGCCCCCAAG attggcgacgaggactaA
- a CDS encoding uncharacterized protein (TransMembrane:2 (o159-178i190-208o)~COG:U~EggNog:ENOG503NVQM) → MEPVVYDETPLAEYLKDGGDGSDVDWAAVDSSPPRPPSSSRCDSSPPASPSPFAPTGRPLVKARFRSAPSPAIHSAIPSAISTASRSSTLRTLRRNCSAAVVASIDRADNAKFLEQFRYTIIASQLLSGHSIVSHRASFTSNPSGATAEPNPALLSTEGIAASILGALAVAVVLSWLRGSTKPYMTRKRLTVLVALVAASGFVGQVYMKRQWLRYRREQSLSEVVAFVANSHDFDSATEATLSLVQEVELVSRGYRITAPLPPISRLEDRSQSRKCVRLRRALKSALGDSLKTYNHISSVVRAFSEQTELEKYYDMYDVSDLDMSDALQGFNENEFDDAESLRTLKILAARFHTTRKMLLCALLAFDANGESNDLLRWSTAVESLRSLNSTTKASYLRMQSILSEEESFPVPATPKIPLTPNRERWRSQLRKLNSLSTGIRGLQAKLHLLREESDRALDDSNDVSELGPNLMSQYESIGVDLKELMTAWEEGKAALALGIDRNEKRLSSMSTALSPTTSLSGLTTVGEGGTADALKALTGESPASSEAPEPETPEVFEAVALPRPRSLLTREERIAKMRDEREQKALARQQMDATRGMLRELETVINLRPRNRASTPATPGRVSM, encoded by the exons ATGGAGCCCGTCGTCTACGATGAGACGCCCCTCGCGGAATACCTCAAAG atggAGGAGACGGTTCCGACGTCGactgggcggccgtcgacagctccccgccacgtccgccgtcgtcgtcacgatGCGACTCCTcaccgcccgccagcccctCTCCCTTTGCGCCCACCGGCCGCCCGCTGGTCAAGGCTCGTTTccgcagcgcgccgtcgcccgcgataCATTCTGCGATACCGAGCGCCATATCTACAGCGTCGCGCTCCTCTACGTTGCGGACCCTCCGGCGGAACTGCTCT GCAGCGGTAGTCGCGAGTATCGATCGCGCCGACAATGCAAAGTTCCTCGAGCAGTTCCGCTACACCATCATCGCGTCGCAGCTGCTCAGCGGCCACTCCATCGTCAGCCATCGTGCCTCGTTCACCTCGAATCCTAGCGGAGCCACGGCCGAGCCGAACCCAGCGCTTCTATCGACAGAAGGCATCGCAGCATCAATACTTggcgccctggccgtcgccgtggtgTTGAGCTGGCTCCGTGGCAGCACAAAACCTTACATGACACGGAAGCGGCTCACGGTGCTGGTGGCCCTGGTCGCAGCCTCGGGCTTCGTCGGCCAGGTCTACATGAAGCGGCAGTGGCTGCGTTACCGACGCGAACAATCCCTGTCTGAAGTGGTTGCTTTTGTTGCCAACTCGCATGACTTTGATAGCGCGACCGAGGCAACCCTGTCGTTGGTGCAAGAGGTGGAGTTGGTTTCGCGGGGATATCGAAT CACGGCACCCCTGCCGCCCATcagccgcctcgaggaccgcAGCCAGAGCCGAAAATGCGTGCGACTACGGCGTGCGCTCAAAAGCGCCCTGGGCGACTCCCTTAAGACGTACAACCACATCTCGTCTGTGGTGAGGGCCTTTTCGGAGCAGACGGAACTGGAAAAGTACTACGACATGTACGATGTCAGCGACTTGGATATGTCGGATGCGCTCCAGGGCTTCAACGAAAACGAgtttgacgatgccgagtcGCTGAGGACGCTCAAGATCCTGGCCGCGCGATTCCACACGACGCGGAAGATGCTTCTCTGCGCCCTGCTGGCATTTGATGCGAATGGGGAGAGCAACGACCTGCTCCGGTGGAGCACGGCGGTTGAGTCGCTCCGCAGCCTAAACTCCACGACCAAAGCGTCGTACCTCAGGATGCAGTCCATCCTAAGTGAGGAGGAGT CCTTTCCCGTCCCAGCCACTCCCAAGATACCTCTCACGCCCAACAGGgagcgctggcgctcgcagctgcgcaagctcAACTCGCTGTCGACGGGGATCAGAGGCCTGCAGGCCAAGCTCCATCTTCTACGGGAGGAGTCGGACCGGGCGCTCGACGACTCCAACGACGTGTCGGAGCTGGGGCCGAACCTCATGTCGCAGTACGAATCCATCGGCGTGGacctcaaggagctcatgACGGCGTGGGAAGAGGGCAAGGCGGCGTTGGCTCTCGGCATCGATAGGAACGAGAAGAGGCTCTCGTCGATGAGCACGGCCctctcgccgacgacgtcgctCAGCGGTCTCACGacggtgggcgagggcgggacGGCGGACGCGCTCAAGGCGCTGACGGGAGAGTCGCCGGCCAGCTCGGAGGCGCCGGAGCCCGAGACGCCCGAGGTGTTTgaggcggtggcgctgccgcgACCGCGCAGCCTGCTGACGCGAGAGGAGCGAATCGCCAAGATGAGAGACGAACGAGAACAAAAGGCGCTGGCCAGGCAGCAGATGGACGCGACGAGGGGCATGTTGCGGGAGCTCGAGACGGTCATCAACCTGCGGCCGAGAAACCGGGCCAGCACCCCGGCGACACCAGGACGGGTGTCGAtgtga
- the DUT1 gene encoding dUTP diphosphatase (COG:F~EggNog:ENOG503P1SM): MPETFPRPALPGPRWGLSVASSARAATRRRPHGDSNPSKVVPCHRQPSSTYVLPKPLRTVSLALLLGTSQTFLQALHQRMSAVPEPNGSSNSITTTAADSSAISSPPAKRIKTAAPNTADNDNDTMAVESVVTAAAASVPALQVKKLSDKARLPTRGSAFAAGYDVYAAGDTVVPARGKVLVDTDISIAVPAGTYGRIAPRSGLASKHFIDTGAGVIDADYRGQVKVLLFNHADADYEIKEGDRVAQLVLERIVTPDVVEVQELEESVRGAGGFGSTGKQ, encoded by the exons ATGCCTGAGACATTcccccgccctgccctgccaggGCCTCGTTGGGGACTTTCCGTCGCGTCCAGtgctcgcgccgcgacgcgtcgtcgtcctcacgGGGATTCGAATCCCAGTAAAGTGGTGCCCTGCCACCGCCAACCCTCTTCTACGTACGTGCTGCCCAAACCGCTACGTACAGTCTcgcttgccctcctccttggaACCTCGCAAACCTTCTTACAAGCGCTTCATCAGAGAATGTCCGCCGTCCCCGAGcccaacggcagcagcaacagcatcaccaccaccgccgccgacagcagcgccatctcctccccgcccgccaagcGCATCAAGACAGCAGCGCCCAACACagccgacaacgacaacgacaccatggccgtcgagtccgtcgtcaccgccgctgccgcgtccGTGCCGGCCCTGCAGGTCAAGAAGCTCTCCGACAaggcccgcctgcccacgCGCGGCAGCGCCTTCGCCGCGGGCTACGACGTCtacgccgcgggcgacaccgtcgtgcccgcgcgcggcaaggtcctcgtcgacacggACATAAGCatcgccgtccccgccggTACTT acggccgcatcgcccCCCGCTCCGGCCTCGCGTCCAAGCACTTCATCGacacgggcgcgggcgtcatcgacgccgactACCGCGGGCAGGTCAAGGTCCTGCTCTTCaaccacgccgacgccgactaCGAGATCAAGGAGggcgaccgcgtcgcccagctcgtgctcgagcgcatcgtcacccccgacgtcgtcgaggtgcaggagctcgaggagagcgtccgcggcgccggcggcttcggcaGCACGGGCAAGCAGTGA
- the BUD16 gene encoding Pyridoxal kinase (EggNog:ENOG503NX2N~COG:G), producing MMLSGYIPGAEAVVAVGNIAKELKVKNRETPGRFFWVLDPVMGDNGKIYVAEDVVPAYKSLLPYADLILPNQFEAELLSEVKITDMDSLSRAIQALHEKYRIPHVIITSVSLSAPDHPPDHLCVVGSTMDSRGRARLFKIVFPSIDCYFCGTGDMFGALITSRMREAVATATDTTATTADEQHHPGAPRRLADRASWLSDDDVPALELPLARATEKVLASMHEVLSRTRDGMPAVVERTRAAMTEADRADDTKAHYVKTKAAELQLVRNLDCLRTPATEFRAKAI from the exons ATGATGCTCTCGGGCTACatccccggcgccgaggccgtcgtcgccgtcggcaacatcgccaaggagctcaaggtcAAGAATCGCGAGACGCCCGGCCGCTTCTTCTGGGTCCTCGACCCCGTCATGGGCGACAACGGCAAGATTtacgtcgccgaggatgtcGTCCCCGCATACAAGTCCCTCCTGCCGTATGCCGACCTCATCTTGCCGAACCAGTTTGAAGCCGA ACTCCTGTCCGAGGTCAAAATCACCGACATGGACAGCCTCTCGCGCGCGATCCAGGCGCTGCACGAAAAGTACCGCATCCCGCACGTCATCATCACGTCGGTGAGCCTCTCCGCGCCCGACCACCCGCCCGACCAcctctgcgtcgtcggctccACGATGGACTCGCGCGGCCGGGCGCGCCTCTTCAAGATTGTCTTTCCCTCCATCGACTGCTACTTTTGCGGCACGGGCGACATGTTTGGCGCCCTCATCACGTCGCGCatgcgcgaggccgtcgccacggccacggacaccacggccaccacggccgacgagcagcaccacccgggggcgccgcggcggctcgcggACCGCGCCAGCTGgctgagcgacgacgacgtgcccgccctcgagctgcccCTGGCGCGCGCCACCGAAAAGGTCCTCGCCAGCATGCACGAGGTGCTGTCCCGCACGCGCGACGGCATGCCCGCCGTGGTGGAgcgcacgcgcgccgccatgacggaggcggaccgcgccgacgacaccaagGCGCACTACGTCAagaccaaggccgccgagctgcagctggtGCGGAACCTCGACTGCCTGCGCACGCCGGCCACCGAGTTTAGGGCCAAGGCGATATAG